The Psychroflexus sp. ALD_RP9 region ATGTTTCTCAATATTTCACTTTAAAAATCGGAGATTTAATTTTTACAGGAACTCCAGCAGGCGTAGGTCCAATTGAAGTTAATGATCATTTAAAAGCAAGTTTAGAAGACCACCAATTAATAGATTTACGTATAAAATAATATTATGAAAGCTGAGATAATAACTATAGGCGACGAAATATTAATTGGTCAAATAATTGATACTAATTCTGCATTTTTAGCAAAAGAATTGAATAAAATAGGAATTCAAGTTTATCAAATTTCATCAGTTCAAGACGATCGCTTGCACATATTAAATGCTTTAGATGAGGCTTCAAATCGAGCAGACGTAATTATAGTAACTGGCGGTTTAGGACCAACAAAAGATGATATTACAAAGCATACGTTTTGTGAGTTTTTTAATGATGAATTAAAACTCAATAAAGACGTGTTAGCTCATGTAGAAGAATTATTTAAGAAATACGTTAAAACTCCTATCTTAGAGTCTAATAAGACTCAAGCGATGTTACCTAAAACAGCAGAAGTTTTACATAACCAATATGGTACTGCGCCAGGAATGTGGTTTGATCAAGCACAAAAAGTATTTATCTCTATGCCGGGTGTGCCATTCGAGATGAAGTCAATTTTCAACAATGAAGTTTTACCTAAGCTTAAAGATAAGTATGAAACACCATTTATAATACATAAAACCGTTTTAACTTATGGTTTAGGAGAAAGTGCAATTGCTGAAAAAATTTCTGCTTGGGAAGCTAATTTACCAGAGGTAATCAAGCTTGCTTATTTGCCAAGTTTAGGCCGCGTGAGACTACGTTTGTCTGCCAAAGGCTTTAATCGAAAATATTTAGAAGAATCAATAGATCAAGCTATAAAAGGTTTATACCCTCTAATTGGTAACATCATTAAAGGCTTTGAAGATGACCAAAGTTTAGAAGAACAAATCGCACAAAAACTTGTGAAGCATCATAAAACACTTGTAACAGCCGAAAGTTGTACGGGCGGTCGGTTAGCAGCAGCTTTTACTGAAAAACCAGGCGCATCTCAATTTTATAAAGGTTCAATAGTAAGTTATGCAACTTCAGCAAAACATGATGTTTTAGGAATTTCAGAAGAAATGATAAAAAAGTACTCGGTTGTAAGTGCTGAAATAACTAAACAGATGGCACAACGTTCGCAACAAATGTTTAATGCAGACTATGCTGTCGCAACTACAGGAAATGCCGGTCCAGAAAAAGGCGACAGCGATGCTGAAATAGGCACTGTTTACATTGCGATTGCAACACCTAATAGAGTTGAAGTTTTCGATTTTAATTTTGGGAATCATCGTGAACGTGTAACTCAAAAAGCAGTCAACAAATCTCTCGAGTTATTACATAGCGAGTTATTTAATATAAATTGACGATATATATATGACGTGAAAATACCAATAGCACATCTTAATTATATATTTAATTGCTAGCTAGTCGTATATGTCCTTCATTTATATTTGCTGTTATAGTTAGAGTTAAAGTTAAAAAAATAAAATGCAAAACCTGATGTTTAAATATAGTTGCTTGAATTCATTTCAACTTGTGATATTGTGCATCAATAAATTAATTAAATTTGGCAAAGTTTTATTTTGGCTAATTCAGAAAAAAGTCTTTAATTTGCATCCTGTTTTAAATAACACCTAAATACAAGTAAAATGTCTAGAGTTTGTGAACTTACTGGTAAAAGAGCAATGACGGGAAACAATGTTTCTCATGCCTTAAATAGAACAAAAAGGAAATTTAGCGTTAATTTAGTTAAAAAACGTTTTTATATTCCTGAAGAAGATAAATGGATTACCCTTAAGGTAGCGACTTCTGCGTTAAAAACGATCAACAAAAAAGGAATTTCAGCAGTTTTAAAAGAAGCTAGAGCAAAAGGTTTCTTGAAAAAATAATTAGGCCATGGCAAAGAAAGGAAATAGAGTTCAAGTTATACTAGAATGTACCGAGCATAAAAACTCAGGTTTATCGGGTACATCTCGTTATGTTACTACAAAGAATAAAAGAAACACACCTGATAGATTAGAATTGAAGAAATTTAATCCTATCATGAAAAAAATGACAATTCACAAAGAAATTAAGTAGTTATGGCAAAGAAATCAGTCGCATCTATACAAACAGGTAGCAAACGTCTTACGAAAGCCATCAGAATGGTAAAATCACCTAAATCTGGTGCTTACGTTTTTGAGGAAAAAATAATGAATCCAGAAAATGTAAATGATTACTTTAAAGCGAAGTAAGTTCAATACAATAGCATAAAACAAAGCCGTTACAACTAAGTGACGGCTTTTTGTTTTTTCACTATATTTGCAGACTATTTATAATAATCACAGCGCTTTGCTCTAAACCATGACCATATGGGATTTTTTAAAAATATATTCTCTAAAGATAAAAAGGAAAAGCTAGATGAAGGTCTTGAGAAGTCTAAAACTTCTTTCTTTGGTAAACTATCTAAGGCAGTTGCAGGAAAATCAAAAGTAGATGATGCTGTCTTAGACAATCTTGAAGAAGTTTTAATTTCAAGCGATGTTGGGGTAGCTACAACAATTAAAATAATAGATCGTATTGAAGACCGTGTTTCTAGAGATAAATACCTAGGTACTGATGAACTTAATCAGATATTACGGGAAGAAATTGCAGGCCTTCTAAGCGAACAAGAACATGGTAATTACGAATCTCTACATATTCCTGAAGGTAATAAGCCATATGTGATTATGGTTGTTGGTGTAAATGGTGTTGGTAAAACAACCACTATTGGTAAGTTAGCTCAACAATTTAAAAATCAAGGAAAAAAAGTTGTTTTAGGTGCTGGAGATACCTTTAGAGCCGCTGCGATAGACCAGCTTCAAATTTGGGCAGATCGTGTTGATGTACCTATCATAAAACAAAAAATGGGTAGTGATCCTGCATCTGTAGCATTTGATACTGTTCAAAGTGCTGTTAAAAAAGATGCTGATGTTGTTATTTTAGATACTGCAGGGCGTTTACACAATAAAGTGAATTTAATGAATGAGCTAACAAAAATTAAACGTGTCATGCAAAAAGTTGTTGATGATGCGCCTCACGAAGTTTTGCTTGTGTTAGATGGTTCAACTGGTCAAAATGCCTTCGAACAAGCTAAACAATTTACCGCAGCTACAGAAGTTACGGCGCTAGCTGTTACTAAATTAGATGGCACTGCAAAAGGTGGTGTTGTTATAGGAATAAGTGATCAGTTTAAAGTTCCTGTTAAATATATTGGTGTTGGCGAAGGTATAAATGATCTTCAGATTTTTAATAAATATGAATTTGTAGATTCGTTTTTCAATAAATAAATATGGCAGATCAAAAACCATCAAAGCCATTTAGCAGTGAAAGAACAAAGTTAGTTATTACTAAAATCACCGCTATATACGCAGCATTTTATTTTGTCTTAAAATTATCTGCTATTTTTAACGGCGCTTGGGTTCTACCTAATTTAGTTCTTACATTACCTTTACTAATACTTGGCTTAATTGCTTGGTATTTACTTAAATCTGAACAAACCAATTGGTTATTTGTTATAGTAAGCATCTTAATAATTTCGGCAATTAGATATTACGAGGCTGAAGCTGTGGTTTGGTTAAATTCAATTTTACAATAAATTTATATGCGCACAAAAACCCTTAAAAAGCACAAAATTAATGTGGTCACTTTAGGATGTAGTAAAAATATTTATGATTCTGAAGTATTAATGGGGCAACTCAAAGCCAATCAAAAAGATGTTGTTCATGAGCAAGAAGGTGATGTAGTCGTGATTAACACATGTGGCTTTATCGATAATGCTAAAGAGCAATCGGTAAATACGATTCTTGATTTTGTTGAGCGTAAAGAAGCTGGAGAAGTCGAAAAAGTTTTTGTGACAGGTTGTTTGTCAGAACGCTATAAGCCAGATCTCCAAAAAGAAATTCCCGATGTAGATCAATATTTTGGAACTACTGAACTTCCTGCCTTATTAAAAGCTTTAGGCGCAGATTATAAACATGAATTGATTGGTGAACGCCTAACCACAACACCAAAAAACTACGCCTTTTTAAAAATTGCTGAAGGATGTGATCGGCCATGCTCTTTTTGCGCAATACCACTAATGCGCGGCGGACACAAATCTAAACCAATTGAAGAATTAGTTGAAGAAGCCACTAAGCTAGCTTCAAACGGTGTTAAAGAATTAATTTTAATCGCTCAAGATTTAACCTATTATGGTTTAGATTTATATAAAAAAAGAAACCTAGCAGAACTACTGCAGCAACTTGTAAAAGTTGAAGGTATAGAGTGGATAAGGCTTCATTATGCTTTTCCTACTGGATTTCCTTTAGATGTGCTCGATGTGATTAAAAATGAGCCTAAAATTTGTAACTATATAGATATCCCGCTACAACATATTTCCGATCACCTTTTAAAGTCTATGAGACGTGGTACAACTCATGAAAAGACAACTAATTTACTTCGTAAATTTAGACAAATTGTCCCTGAAATGGCGATTAGAACTACGTTAATTGTTGGTTATCCTGGCGAAACTGAAGCTGATTTTGAAGAATTAAAGCAATGGGTTAAAGACATGCGCTTCGAGCGTTTAGGCTGCTTTACCTATTCTCATGAAGAAAACACGCATGCTTATAGTCTTGAAGATGATGTGCCTGATGAAGTTAAAATGCAACGCGCTAACGAAATCATGGAAATACAATCTCAAATTTCATGGGAACTCAATCAAGAAAAAATAGGACAAGTATTTAAATGTGTTTTCGACCGTAAAGAAGGTAATTATTTTGTAGGACGAACCGAATTTGATTCGCCAGATGTAGATAATGAAGTTCGAGTAGATGCTCGAAAATATTATCTTAAATTGGGTGATTTTGCTCACATTAAAATCACTCAAGCTGAAGATTTTGACCTCTACGGTGAGCCAACCTCATAAGCAATTAACGATTAATTAGGAGCATTTTAAGTTAGCTAGCTTATTTTTGTAGAGACTCAAAAGTATATTATGGTAGACTGTTTAAAATATCGAGACACCAATCACTTTTCAGAATTGGTTTATAATTATGTAGAGCAATCTCCTGATTTTAAATCATTTATTTCAGATTTTCCGAAAATTGAAGCTTTTAAGTCTCAATTAGAGATTAAAGCTAATAACTTTAACCATCAAAACCGTCAAGTCCTATTCGAGGTGCTTCAAAACGATTACGACTCTATTGATGCATCACAACTTACTTTAACAAATATTGAAAATCTAAAGCTAGAGAATACATTTACAATTACTACAGGTCATCAGCTTAATTTATTCACGGGACCACTGTATTTTTTTTACAAAATTATATCCACCATAAATCTCTGCGAAGAACTTTCTGAAACTTATCCTGAACAAAACTTTGTTCCTATGTATTGGATGGCTTCTGAAGATCACGATTTCGAAGAAATCAATTTTTTTAATTTCAAGCGTAAAAAAGTGAGCTGGACAAGTAAACAAACAGGTCCAGTAGGTGAGTTTTCAACTTCTTCAATAGATGACTTATTGAATCAGTTGTCACAATTATTAGGTGATCATAAAAACGCAGAAGACTTATTGAATTTATTTCAACAAGCCTATGTAGGTCATGATAATTTAGCAGAGGCACATTTTTACTTGGTCAATGCACTCTTCTCAAAATACGGTTTAGTAGTTTTAAAGCCGAATCATCCTCAATTAAAACAATGTTTTTCAGGTTATATTAAAGATGAATTGCTTAATCAAACAGCATATAAACATGTACTTTCACAATCAGAAAACTTGAAAGAAAAGGGATATAATATCCAAGTTAATCCACGTAAAATCAATCTGTTTTATATCGAAAATGGTATTCGTGAGCGCATTGTTAAGCAAGATGGTTATTTTCATGTTTTAGAAACGCAACTTAAGTTTTCAGAATCTGAACTACTTCAGCTGATAGACGATCACCCAGAACGTTTTTCGCCAAATGTCATTATGCGTCCGCTTTATCAAGAAGTTGTATTACCAAATTTATGTTATATCGGTGGCGGTGGAGAGCTAGCTTATTGGCTTCAATTAAAATCATTTTTTGATTCACAAAAAATTGCTTTTCCATTACTTTTACTTCGTAATTCGGTATTACTTTATTCAGATAAAACAGCAAAAAAAATAAAACAGCTTAACTTAAACATTCAAGATTTATTTCTAAGCAAGGCAGATTTAACCGAGAAGATTGTGAAAAGGGAATCTGAAATTGATATTGATTTTTCTGAGCAAATTCAATTTTTAAAACAACAATTTTCAAGTTTGTATAGAACAGCTTTATTAACTGATGCTTCGTTCGAAGGAGCTGTCGCTGCACAAGAACAAAAACAGATTAATGGCTTAAAGCATTTAGAAAAAAGATTACTAAAAGCACAAAAGCGAAAGTTAAGTGATCTCTTAAATAGAGCCATGTCATTGCAAGATATGCTGTTTCCAAATGGTGGCTTACAAGAACGACACCTCAATTTTAGCGAAGTTTATGTTGACAGTGGCGAAGATTTTATTCATGTTTTGAAAGATCAACTAAAGCCTTTGAAAGGCGAATTTACCGCAATAGAACTTGATATTTATCATATTGAAAATTAATTATAGTAGCTTATTTTGCTTGTCGCTTCTGTTGAAGTTACTCAAACAAGCATAATAATTTAAACATAAATGAAACACACTTATGAAAAGTATGCACTCCATAGATTTAGAGACTGTAGAAATGACTCTAGATATTATGAAATATGCCATTAATAGAATCTCTAATACATCTCCAGAACTTAGTAAGCCCAAAAAAGAAGAAGAGCTTTTAAAATTAGTAGGTGAGACCGTTACTGAAAAAGGAATTGGAGGAGAAGAAGCATTCCGACTTTTTAAAGATGTGTTAGTGAAAGCAGCTGTACCAGTAGATCATCCACGACATTTAGCTTTTGTGCCAGCTGCGCCAACACGAGCCGCAATTTTATTCGATTTGGTAACATCGGCAGCCAGTATTCATGGAGCTTACTGGATGACAGGCGGTGGCGGAATTTTTTGTGAAAATCAAGCTATGAAATGGTTAGTGTCTTTAACTGGACTACCTGAAAATTCTTTTGGTGTATTTACAAGTGGTGGTACAGCTGCAAATTTATCCGCCATGATTGCTGCAAGAGAATATTGGCGAACTCTAGATAATCACAATAAAGGCTTGAAAGCCTTAGTGATTACCTCAATGGGCGCTCATTCATCTGTGAAATCAATGGCAAAGGTTATCGATGCAGATATTATTACAGTTGATGATCATGAAGAGCATAAGCTCACTGGTGAGGCCTTGCAAAATACAATTTCTACTTTATCTGAATTTGACCGTAAACGTCTATTTGCCGTTGTAGCAACTGGAGGCACTACAAATGCAGGCATTATAGATGAGCTAGACCATATAGCTGAAATTTGTAAAACCGAAAAACTTTGGTTTCATGTCGATGCAGCATACGGTGGCGGTGCTTTAGCAGCGCCATCAGTTAGGTCTTTGTTTAAAGGTATTGAGCAAGCCGATAGTATTACAATCGATCCTCATAAATGGATGTTCTCTCCCTACGATTGTGGAGCGGTAATTTATAAGAATATGGAGTTAGCTAGAAATGCTCACTCTCAAAAAGGATCGTACCTAGATATTTTTAAAGATGAAGGTGCGCAAGGATTTAATCCGTCAGATTATCAAATACAACTAACAAGACGACTTCGAGGGTTACCGCTTTGGTATTCTTTAGCCATGCATGGCACCAAAAAATACACAGAGGCAATAGAACGCGGTTTAAGCTTAGCGCAAAATGCTGCAAAACAGATTAAGCAAATGCCTCATGTAGAATTAATTAGAGAACCAGGCTTGTCATGTGTTTTATTTAAAAGAATTGGGTGGACGCCAGAAGATTATCGTGATTGGACTTATAAAAACCATGATGAAGGTTTTGCTTTAGTTACACCAACGAAATGGATAACTAACTCTACAAATGAAACATGTGCTCGTTTTTGTTTTATAAACCCTGATACAACTGAAAAAGATATTGAAGATATTTTAAAAACAATGTTATAACTTTTAGTTGATAAAACTAAAAAACCCTGAATTGCAATTCAGGGTTTTTCTAATTAATAGGAATCAAAGTCTTAATTTTTAATAGGAATTTCAATATATATATTATCCCAGCCCATTAATAAATTGGCGCCATTGTCTGTAGGTCTAAAGGTGATTGAGAAATTTTCAACAGTAGCTGCTGTTTCATTTGTTTTAACTTCAGTTCTAATCACATCTTTAGATTGATCGTATTTGTAAGCGCCCCAAACATTAACATCCTCATTTAAGATGACCGTCCAATTATTTTCTTTAGGAATTGTAAATAAGGTATAAGTACCAGCTCCAACTTTTTTTCCATTAAATTCAACATCATCATAAAAAGTAATTTCAGTTGCTTCATTAGCACCTGTTCGCCAGATTTTTCCATAAGGTACCAATTCTCCAAATATTTCACGACCTTTCTTTTGTGGTCTTGAGTAAATCACACGAGCAAGTGATGAATTGTCATTATTTCTTGCAATTACTGCATCCATTGGGCTTTTATCCAAATCGCTAAAATCTTGGGCTTGTGTAGGGTTTATAAATATTAGACCTAAGATAAACAAACTTAAAATGTATTTCATAATAATAATTTTTACAATTTTACTTCAAATTTAGGGTTGCCAATAGTAAAAAAGTGTTAAAAGCAGTAAATATTATTCTAAAACAAATCATAATTTAAGCTTATAAATTAATCGTAAAAACCACAAGGTTTGTTTATATTTGTGAGTCATTTTAAATAATTATTATGAGTGAAGACGTAAAGAAGCATAATTATTCTGCCGATAGTATTCAGGCGCTTGAGGGAATGGAGCATGTTAGAATGAGACCTTCAATGTATATCGGTGATGTAGGTACTAGAGGTTTACATCATTTAGTTTACGAAGTTGTCGATAATTCAATTGATGAAGCCATGGCAGGTCACTGTGATAAGATTGATGTCACTATAAATGAAGATGGTTCTGTTACTACAGTTGATAATGGTCGAGGTATACCTATAGACATACATAAAAAAGAAGGCGTTTCAGCTTTACAAGTTGTTATGACTAAAATTGGTGCCGGAGGTAAATTCGATAAAGACTCTTACAAAGTCTCTGGTGGTTTGCATGGTGTTGGTGTTTCTGTAGTAAACGCGCTTTCATCAAACGCCCATGTAAAAGTTTATAAAGATGGTCAAATTTGGGAGCAAGAGTACGAGCGTGGCAAAGCCATGTATCCTGTAAAACCAACTGGAGAGACACAACTTAATGGAACTGAAGTAACCTTTAAGCCTGATCCAGAAATTTTTCAAGAAACAGTTGATTATAATTATGAAACTTTATCAAAACGCTTACGTGAGTTAGCATTTTTAAATAAAGGTATTAGAATAAGCATTACAGACCGCCGACATAAAAATGAAGATGGTGAATTTGTTCATAAAGCATTTCATTCAGATGAAGGTTTAAAAGAGTTTATAAGGTTTTTAGATGAAACACGTGAACCTTTAATTGGTAATGTGATTTCAATGGAAGGTGAAAAAAATGACATTCCTGTTGAAGTTGCTATGATTTATAATAACTCCTATGCAGAGAATTTATATTCATACGTTAACAATATTAACACACATGAAGGCGGAACACACCTGTCAGGTTTCAGACGTGGTTTAACGTCAACATTAAAAAAATATGCCGATCAATCCGGTATGCTAGATAAGTTGAAGTTTGAAATTACAGGAGATGATTTTAGAGAAGGCTTAACGGCTATTGTTTCAGTAAAAGTGGCACATCCACAATTTGAAGGTCAAACTAAAACTAAACTTGGTAATAGAGAGGTAACATCGGCAGTTTCTCAAGCTGTTTCAGAAATGCTTGAAATATACCTTGAAGAAAATCCTAACGATGCTAAAACCATTGTGCAAAAAGTGATTTTAGCAGCACAAGCACGTCATGCTGCTAAAAAAGCACGTGAAATGGTGCAGCGAAAAACTGTGATGAGTGGTGGTGGTTTACCTGGAAAGCTTTCAGATTGTGCAGAAGAAGATCCTGAAAAATGTGAAGTTTTTCTAGTTGAGGGTGACTCGGCTGGCGGAACAGCTAAACAAGGACGTGATCGAAATTTTCAAGCTATTTTACCACTTCGAGGTAAAATTTTAAATGTTGAAAAAGCGATGCAGCATCGCGTTTTTGAAAATGAAGAAATCAGAAATATTTACACAGCTTTGGGTGTTACAGTTGGTACAGAAGATGATGCTAAAGCACTCAACTTATCGAAATTACGCTATCATAAAATAGTGATTATGTGTGATGCCGATGTCGATGGTAGTCATATTGCTACTTTAATATTAACATTTTTCTACCGTTACATGAAAGAACTCATCGAGGCTGCTCACGTTTATATTGCTACGCCACCGCTTTACTTGATTAAAAAAGGAAGCAAAAAACGTTATGCTTGGAATGAAAAAGAAAGAAATGAAATAGCC contains the following coding sequences:
- a CDS encoding competence/damage-inducible protein A; translated protein: MKAEIITIGDEILIGQIIDTNSAFLAKELNKIGIQVYQISSVQDDRLHILNALDEASNRADVIIVTGGLGPTKDDITKHTFCEFFNDELKLNKDVLAHVEELFKKYVKTPILESNKTQAMLPKTAEVLHNQYGTAPGMWFDQAQKVFISMPGVPFEMKSIFNNEVLPKLKDKYETPFIIHKTVLTYGLGESAIAEKISAWEANLPEVIKLAYLPSLGRVRLRLSAKGFNRKYLEESIDQAIKGLYPLIGNIIKGFEDDQSLEEQIAQKLVKHHKTLVTAESCTGGRLAAAFTEKPGASQFYKGSIVSYATSAKHDVLGISEEMIKKYSVVSAEITKQMAQRSQQMFNADYAVATTGNAGPEKGDSDAEIGTVYIAIATPNRVEVFDFNFGNHRERVTQKAVNKSLELLHSELFNIN
- the rpmB gene encoding 50S ribosomal protein L28, producing MSRVCELTGKRAMTGNNVSHALNRTKRKFSVNLVKKRFYIPEEDKWITLKVATSALKTINKKGISAVLKEARAKGFLKK
- the rpmG gene encoding 50S ribosomal protein L33 — protein: MAKKGNRVQVILECTEHKNSGLSGTSRYVTTKNKRNTPDRLELKKFNPIMKKMTIHKEIK
- a CDS encoding DUF4295 domain-containing protein, producing the protein MAKKSVASIQTGSKRLTKAIRMVKSPKSGAYVFEEKIMNPENVNDYFKAK
- the ftsY gene encoding signal recognition particle-docking protein FtsY is translated as MGFFKNIFSKDKKEKLDEGLEKSKTSFFGKLSKAVAGKSKVDDAVLDNLEEVLISSDVGVATTIKIIDRIEDRVSRDKYLGTDELNQILREEIAGLLSEQEHGNYESLHIPEGNKPYVIMVVGVNGVGKTTTIGKLAQQFKNQGKKVVLGAGDTFRAAAIDQLQIWADRVDVPIIKQKMGSDPASVAFDTVQSAVKKDADVVILDTAGRLHNKVNLMNELTKIKRVMQKVVDDAPHEVLLVLDGSTGQNAFEQAKQFTAATEVTALAVTKLDGTAKGGVVIGISDQFKVPVKYIGVGEGINDLQIFNKYEFVDSFFNK
- the rimO gene encoding 30S ribosomal protein S12 methylthiotransferase RimO; translated protein: MRTKTLKKHKINVVTLGCSKNIYDSEVLMGQLKANQKDVVHEQEGDVVVINTCGFIDNAKEQSVNTILDFVERKEAGEVEKVFVTGCLSERYKPDLQKEIPDVDQYFGTTELPALLKALGADYKHELIGERLTTTPKNYAFLKIAEGCDRPCSFCAIPLMRGGHKSKPIEELVEEATKLASNGVKELILIAQDLTYYGLDLYKKRNLAELLQQLVKVEGIEWIRLHYAFPTGFPLDVLDVIKNEPKICNYIDIPLQHISDHLLKSMRRGTTHEKTTNLLRKFRQIVPEMAIRTTLIVGYPGETEADFEELKQWVKDMRFERLGCFTYSHEENTHAYSLEDDVPDEVKMQRANEIMEIQSQISWELNQEKIGQVFKCVFDRKEGNYFVGRTEFDSPDVDNEVRVDARKYYLKLGDFAHIKITQAEDFDLYGEPTS
- the bshC gene encoding bacillithiol biosynthesis cysteine-adding enzyme BshC: MVDCLKYRDTNHFSELVYNYVEQSPDFKSFISDFPKIEAFKSQLEIKANNFNHQNRQVLFEVLQNDYDSIDASQLTLTNIENLKLENTFTITTGHQLNLFTGPLYFFYKIISTINLCEELSETYPEQNFVPMYWMASEDHDFEEINFFNFKRKKVSWTSKQTGPVGEFSTSSIDDLLNQLSQLLGDHKNAEDLLNLFQQAYVGHDNLAEAHFYLVNALFSKYGLVVLKPNHPQLKQCFSGYIKDELLNQTAYKHVLSQSENLKEKGYNIQVNPRKINLFYIENGIRERIVKQDGYFHVLETQLKFSESELLQLIDDHPERFSPNVIMRPLYQEVVLPNLCYIGGGGELAYWLQLKSFFDSQKIAFPLLLLRNSVLLYSDKTAKKIKQLNLNIQDLFLSKADLTEKIVKRESEIDIDFSEQIQFLKQQFSSLYRTALLTDASFEGAVAAQEQKQINGLKHLEKRLLKAQKRKLSDLLNRAMSLQDMLFPNGGLQERHLNFSEVYVDSGEDFIHVLKDQLKPLKGEFTAIELDIYHIEN
- a CDS encoding pyridoxal phosphate-dependent decarboxylase family protein: MKSMHSIDLETVEMTLDIMKYAINRISNTSPELSKPKKEEELLKLVGETVTEKGIGGEEAFRLFKDVLVKAAVPVDHPRHLAFVPAAPTRAAILFDLVTSAASIHGAYWMTGGGGIFCENQAMKWLVSLTGLPENSFGVFTSGGTAANLSAMIAAREYWRTLDNHNKGLKALVITSMGAHSSVKSMAKVIDADIITVDDHEEHKLTGEALQNTISTLSEFDRKRLFAVVATGGTTNAGIIDELDHIAEICKTEKLWFHVDAAYGGGALAAPSVRSLFKGIEQADSITIDPHKWMFSPYDCGAVIYKNMELARNAHSQKGSYLDIFKDEGAQGFNPSDYQIQLTRRLRGLPLWYSLAMHGTKKYTEAIERGLSLAQNAAKQIKQMPHVELIREPGLSCVLFKRIGWTPEDYRDWTYKNHDEGFALVTPTKWITNSTNETCARFCFINPDTTEKDIEDILKTML
- a CDS encoding DUF2911 domain-containing protein — translated: MKYILSLFILGLIFINPTQAQDFSDLDKSPMDAVIARNNDNSSLARVIYSRPQKKGREIFGELVPYGKIWRTGANEATEITFYDDVEFNGKKVGAGTYTLFTIPKENNWTVILNEDVNVWGAYKYDQSKDVIRTEVKTNETAATVENFSITFRPTDNGANLLMGWDNIYIEIPIKN
- the gyrB gene encoding DNA topoisomerase (ATP-hydrolyzing) subunit B, with the translated sequence MSEDVKKHNYSADSIQALEGMEHVRMRPSMYIGDVGTRGLHHLVYEVVDNSIDEAMAGHCDKIDVTINEDGSVTTVDNGRGIPIDIHKKEGVSALQVVMTKIGAGGKFDKDSYKVSGGLHGVGVSVVNALSSNAHVKVYKDGQIWEQEYERGKAMYPVKPTGETQLNGTEVTFKPDPEIFQETVDYNYETLSKRLRELAFLNKGIRISITDRRHKNEDGEFVHKAFHSDEGLKEFIRFLDETREPLIGNVISMEGEKNDIPVEVAMIYNNSYAENLYSYVNNINTHEGGTHLSGFRRGLTSTLKKYADQSGMLDKLKFEITGDDFREGLTAIVSVKVAHPQFEGQTKTKLGNREVTSAVSQAVSEMLEIYLEENPNDAKTIVQKVILAAQARHAAKKAREMVQRKTVMSGGGLPGKLSDCAEEDPEKCEVFLVEGDSAGGTAKQGRDRNFQAILPLRGKILNVEKAMQHRVFENEEIRNIYTALGVTVGTEDDAKALNLSKLRYHKIVIMCDADVDGSHIATLILTFFYRYMKELIEAAHVYIATPPLYLIKKGSKKRYAWNEKERNEIANEYKGGVSVQRYKGLGEMNAEQLWDTTMNPENRILRKVTIDNSAEADRIFSMLMGDEVPPRREFIEENAVYAKIDA